The proteins below come from a single Gossypium raimondii isolate GPD5lz chromosome 2, ASM2569854v1, whole genome shotgun sequence genomic window:
- the LOC105789064 gene encoding uncharacterized protein LOC105789064 has translation MGDLAKARVELEQLYLGIPDDSVNLTFQDLADMKQKASASDNKRSTSAMDPLQQDNAPTPKQLGSSLTKLPSLDFSRGLQGTNHHHKHYVHDTDNFDSHMGMDHHRAWKDQTQRTSPRGHTEFRHGVSYDDVSVISMASNYPERGQRRRPGIPHSNICTICSTYIYIFRHRCLVCGRVYCRQCVCIGMGEMAEGRKCVLCLGRRFSPRYIKRAGKMGCCWRYPSMVKQAELKWAEKGPRRSGERADGRSTVTLSMMSRSRSPQRTPTGTRTTMATTTSSTPSFVATSPAYSPYTHHHLPI, from the exons ATGGGAGATTTGGCCAAGGCCCGAGTGGAGCTTGAACAACTATATCTGGGGATCCCCGATGACTCTGTTAATCTCACTTTCCAGGACCTAGCTGACATGAAGCAAAAGGCAAGCGCATCTGATAACAAGAGAAGCACCAGCGCGATGGATCCCCTTCAGCAAGACAATGCTCCAACTCCAAAACAATTAGGATCATCTTTGACCAAACTTCCCAGCCTTGATTTCAGCAGAGGCCTGCAAGGGACCAACCATCACCATAAACATTATGTTCACGACACTGACAACTTTGATTCCCACATGGGAATGGATCACCATCGTGCCTGGAAGGATCAAACTCAACGAACTAGTCCCAGGGGTCATACGGAGTTTAGGCATGGGGTGTCCTACGATGACGTAAGCGTCATAAGCATGGCATCTAACTATCCGGAAAGAGGGCAAAGACGCCGCCCTGGGATTCCTCACTCCAACATATGCACCATCTGCAGTACTTACATATACATCTTCCGCCATCGATGCCTG GTTTGTGGAAGGGTGTACTGTAGGCAATGTGTATGTATTGGGATGGGAGAAATGGCAGAAGGCAGAAAGTGCGTTCTGTGTTTGGGAAGAAGATTCAGCCCAAG GTACATAAAAAGAGCAGGAAAGATGGGCTGCTGTTGGAGGTACCCGAGTATGGTGAAGCAAGCAGAGCTGAAGTGGGCAGAGAAAGGGCCTCGGAGAAGCGGGGAGAGAGCAGATGGGCGCAGTACCGTGACCCTGAGCATGATGTCAAGGTCAAGAAGCCCTCAAAGGACTCCAACCGGGACCAGGACCACGATGGCTACTACTACTAGCAGCACCCCATCTTTTGTCGCTACCTCACCTGCCTATTCCCCTTATACTCATCACCACCTTCCCATCTAG
- the LOC105789063 gene encoding nardilysin-like has protein sequence MMVSGGSVLKYSSDSVVIKSANDRRLYRVIQLSNGLVALLVHDPQIYPDGLPQPSHLPDKTEPEAEDEDEDESEDEDGDGDEDEDDEEEDEDEDEADADNEKEKTAQTKKAAAAMCVGFGSFSDPSEAQGLAHFLEHMLFMGSTEFPDENEYDNYLSKHGGSSNAYTEAEHTCYHFEVEREFLKGAMRRFSQFFISPLVKLEAMEREVLAVDSEFNQVLQNDSCRLQQLQCHTSEDGHPFNRFSWGNKKSLIDAVEKGIDLRKQILELYNDYYHGGLMKLVVIGGEPLDVLQQWVVELFSDVRQGSQGKPEFKVEGPVWRAGKLYRLEAVKDVHILELRWALPCLLQAYLKKPEDYLAHLLGHEGKGSLHYFLKAKGWVTSLSAGVSDDGMQRSSVAYIFSMSIYLTDCGLEKIFDIIGYVYQYLKLLRQLSPQEWIFKELQDMGNMDFRFAEEEPQDDYAAELAENLLVYPPEHVIYGDYVFEFWDEEMIRKILGYFTPKNMRVDVVSKFFKSQDVQLEPWFESHYSEEEISSSLMELWEDPPEIDVSLHLPLKNEFIPCDFSIRADTAEINSANETLPICIFDEPLMKFWYKLDRTFKLPRANTYFRINLKGAYRTLKSCLLTELYIHLLKDELNEIIYQASIAKLETSVAMSGDKLELKLYGFNDKLPVLLGKILAITNSFLPTDDRFKVIKENMERTLRNSNMKPLSHSSYLRLQILCKSFYDVDEKLSSLNDISLSDLRAFIPELRSQIYIEGLFHGNLLEKEVVDISNIFKSNFSVQPMPVTMRHREQVICFPSGANFVRDVSVKNKFETNSVLELYFQIEPEGEVEAVKLKALIDLFDEIVEEPLFNQLRTKEQLGYVVECSPRVTYRVYGFCFCIQSSKYSPVYLQERTDNFINSLADLLAGLDDESFESYRSGLTAKLLEKDPSLLYETNRLWNQIVDNRYMFDLSKAEAEELRSIQKADIVNWYKTYLQEPSPKCRKLAVRVWGCNTDINEGESGTDCLQQQHIKDLAAFKMSSKYYPSFC, from the exons ATGATGGTTTCCGGCGGAAGCGTATTGAAGTACTCATCGGACAGTGTGGTAATTAAGTCTGCAAACGACCGCCGACTCTACAGGGTAATCCAGCTCTCCAATGGTCTCGTCGCTTTGTTGGTTCACGATCCCCAGATTTACCCCGACGGACTTCCTCAACCTTCTCATTTGCCAGATAAGACTGAGCCTGAAgctgaagatgaagatgaagatgaaagtGAAGATGAGGATGGAGATGGGGATGAAGATGAGGATGACGAAGAAGAAGACGAAGACGAAGACGAAGCCGACGCCGACAATGAGAAAGAGAAGACTGCTCAGACTAAAAAG GCAGCGGCAGCAATGTGTGTAGGATTTGGCAGCTTCTCTGACCCTTCTGAGGCGCAGGGTCTTGCTCATTTTCTAG AACACATGCTATTCATGGGTAGTACTGAATTTCCCGATGAAAACGAG TATGATAATTACTTATCCAAACACGGAGGCTCATCAAATGCATATACTGAAGCTGAGCATACATGCTACCATTTTGAAGTTGAAAGAGAATTTCTCAAGGGTGCTATGAGAAG ATTCtcccaattttttatttcacccCTTGTGAAACTTGAAGCGATGGAGCGAGAGGTGCTTGCTGTGGATTCTG aatttaaccagGTTTTGCAGAATGATAGTTGCCGCCTTCAGCAACTTCAGTGCCATACATCTGAAGATGGTCACCCTTTTAATAGATTCTCTTGGG GAAACAAGAAGAGCCTGATTGATGCTGTTGAGAAAGGGATTGATCTACGCAAGCAAATACTAGAACTGTATAATGATTATTACCATGGCGGACTGATGAAGTTAGTGGTAATTGGTGGTG AGCCTTTGGATGTACTTCAGCAATGGGTTGTTGAATTATTTTCTGACGTCAGACAAGGTTCTCAAGGAAAGCCAGAGTTTAAGGTGGAAGGTCCTGTCTGGAGAGCTGGTAAACTTTACAGGTTAGAGGCAGTTAAGGATGTCCATATCCTTGAATTAAGGTGGGCTCTGCCTTGTCTTTTGCAAGCGTATCTGAAGAAACCAGAAGATTATCTGGCTCATCTTCTTGGTCATG AGGGCAAAGGAAGCCTGCATTACTTTCTCAAAGCTAAAGGATGGGTAACCTCTCTATCTGCTGGTGTTTCAGACGATGGAATGCAGCGATCCTCTGTTGCTTATATCTTTAGCATGTCCATCTATCTTACAGATTGTGGTTTGGAAAAG ATATTTGACATCATTGGTTATGTTTATCAATATCTTAAATTATTGCGTCAACTTTCCCCCCAAGAATGGATATTTAAGGAGCTGCAGGATATGGGAAACATGGACTTCCGTTTTGCTGAGGAAGAACCTCAGGATGATTATGCTGCAGAGCTTGCAG AAAATTTGCTTGTTTATCCACCAGAACATGTTATCTATGGAGACTATGTCTTTGAGTTCTGGGATGAGGAAATGATAAGAAAGATTCTTGGTTACTTCACTCCCAAAAACATGAGAGTTGATGTTGTATCAAAATTCTTCAAATCACAAG ATGTCCAGTTGGAGCCCTGGTTTGAATCACATTATTCTGaggaagaaatttcttcatcttTGATGGAATTATGGGAAGATCCCCCAGAAATTGATGTTTCATTGCATCTGCCTTTGAAAAATGAGTTCATTCCATGTGATTTCTCCATTCGAGCTGACACTGCAGAAATCAATTCTGCAAATGAAACATTGCCTATATGCATTTTTGATGAACCATTGATGAAGTTCTGGTACAAGCTTGATCGTACTTTCAAACTTCCTCGGGCAAATACATATTTTCGGATTAATCTAAAAGGGGCATACCGTACTTTGAAGAGTTGTTTGTTGACTGAACTTTATATTCACCTCCTTAAGGATGAGCTCAATGAGATTATATATCAG GCCAGTATTGCCAAGCTTGAAACTTCAGTGGCAATGTCCGGTGACAAGTTAGAGCTGAAGCTTTATGGATTCAATGATAAGCTTCCTGTTCTCTTGGGAAAAATTTTGGCAATCACAAACTCTTTTCTGCCTACAGATGACCGTTTTAAG GTTATTAAGGAGAACATGGAGAGAACTTTAAGAAACTCTAACATGAAGCCTCTAAGTCACTCATCCTACTTGAGACTGCAGATTTTATGCAAGAGTTTTTATGATGTTGACGAGAAGCTTTCTTCTCTAAATGACATTTCTCTATCCGATTTGAGGGCCTTTATTCCTGAGCTCCGTTCCCAG ATTTATATTGAGGGCCTTTTCCATGGTAATTTGTTAGAAAAAGAAGTAGTTGACATATCAAATATCTTCAAAAGCAACTTTTCTGTACAACCGATGCCAGTCACAATGAGACATAGGGAGCAAGTGATATGTTTTCCCTCTGGTGCCAACTTTGTGAGAGATGTCAGTGTAAAGAATAAATTTGAAACGAACTCAGTGCTCGAG CTTTATTTCCAAATTGAGCCTGAAGGAGAGGTGGAAGCAGTAAAATTGAAGGCTTTGATAGATCTCTTTGATGAAATTGTGGAAGAACCGCTTTTTAATCAGCTAAG GACAAAGGAGCAACTTGGTTATGTTGTTGAATGTAGCCCACGAGTGACCTATCGGGTTTATGGCTTTTGTTTCTGTATTCAGTCTTCCAAGTATAGTCCGGTTTACTTGCAGGAGAGAACAGACAACTTCATAAACAGCTTGGCAGATTTGTTG GCAGGCCTTGATGATGAATCGTTTGAGAGTTATAGGAGTGGACTAACAGCTAAGCTGCTGGAAAAAGATCCATCCCTCTTATATGAAACCAATCGCCTTTGGAATCAGATTGTTGATAATAG GTACATGTTTGACTTATCAAAGGCGGAAGCAGAGGAACTCAGAAGCATCCAAAAGGCAGACATTGTGAACTGGTATAAGACGTATTTGCAAGAACCATCTCCTAAATGTCGAAAACTTGCAGTTCGTGTATGGGGATGCAACACCGACATAAACGAGGGTGAAAGTGGAACAGATTGTTTGCAGCAGCAGCACATTAAAGACCTTGCAGCCTTCAAGATGTCATCCAAGTACTATCCGAGCTTTTGTTAA